The stretch of DNA GTTCTTCTCGCCTTTCTTAGGGTAATAGATCAACCTGACGATTATGAACGCCACTATAAAGTTGATCAGGAATCCCAGTACAAACAAAACTTCGGTATTACTCAGACTCAGCAAATCGCTTCACTCCCGGATATCCTGGAAAGGAAGAGAAGATTCGGCTTGAACCTGTTGTGCTTGAGGTGGCTGTAGATCAGTGATACCCCTATGCAGTACTTCGAAAAACTTCTCTCCCGTATTCCAAGCGTCCTGATATAGGTCAGGGCCTTTGAACTGGTGATGCTCTTGTCCATCTTGACTTCCCCTATCACGACGGCGGGGAACGAGTAGACCTTTTCACTGTTTTTGAATGTGAGATCGAAATCCAGTGTTATCCTCTCGTTCATCTTCTTCGAGACAAGGGTGACCCGCTTATACTCCACGGATATGACAGGATGGAACTCGTGGTAGTCAAACGGGAATGACATCCTGAGGAACCTGTCGTACTCCTCTTCGCTCATCTCCGAGGATTCGGAGATCTCGATGCGGTTTTTGACCGTGACCCCGGTGTTCTTCTTCTCCTTGACCTCGATATAGTACTCATCGGAGGAGAGGTAGTGCCTGGCCCTGAGCTTATAGCGGTTGGCCTTGCCGTTGTGGTGCTGGTGGTAGCTCGTGAACGAATCATCGTCATAGTATTCTGTTTCGTAGCCGCTCATCTTGCACTCGTCTACATCGAGTATCATGTAGTCCCCGTCGAGGCCCGATATAAGCTCAAGGCACTGGTCGAATGTCATGAGGTATTTCGATTCCTTCCTCGACATGAGCGAGGCATCCGAGTTCTTCAGCTCTTCAAGCGTGATCTGCTCGTATCCTTCTATTGCGGATGAGATCTTCCCGTTTAAAATATTGGCCTCATCGTCTGTTTTTCTATATGTATCCATATCATTCCGGTTCATCAATATCGAACCCCTTGTATTCATATCGTATCCG from Methanolacinia petrolearia DSM 11571 encodes:
- a CDS encoding polyphosphate polymerase domain-containing protein, encoding MTAQILQRGGHCGYDMNTRGSILMNRNDMDTYRKTDDEANILNGKISSAIEGYEQITLEELKNSDASLMSRKESKYLMTFDQCLELISGLDGDYMILDVDECKMSGYETEYYDDDSFTSYHQHHNGKANRYKLRARHYLSSDEYYIEVKEKKNTGVTVKNRIEISESSEMSEEEYDRFLRMSFPFDYHEFHPVISVEYKRVTLVSKKMNERITLDFDLTFKNSEKVYSFPAVVIGEVKMDKSITSSKALTYIRTLGIRERSFSKYCIGVSLIYSHLKHNRFKPNLLFLSRISGSEAIC